A single Aggregatilinea lenta DNA region contains:
- a CDS encoding MBOAT family O-acyltransferase: MTLTNILVFIGAAALYVALLPERLRRWALYAGSIVAIYWLQPALRIENLDFIFPTATLVLVVLGWLLSRAPEQRWQREDTISAGIMVALVLALSLAGRMLVESVRITPSRPPSPVSLAVVAIIAAALLGGLSWIGHKRRLFVPAILLIVVLFVILKTTPLAEETARLLRERTGQPASLASASDLGWLGFSYVAFRLIHTLRDRQMGRFPELTLREYVTYAIFFPAFTAGPIDRAERFIKDLRALPGREPTHLTVGLGRIAAGVLKKFVIADSLAYFALDASKAAQATSTGETWVLLYAYAFQLYFDFSGYTDIAIGIGQLFGITLPENFQRPYTRRNITQFWQSWHITLSNWVRFYVFSPLSRYLLMRKHKPSPTVLALIGQMATMIVIGLWHGVTWHFVVWGVWHGVGLFMHKVYSDRTRMAYIRLRDRPRLNQWIGIAGTVVTFHFVVIGWVWFALPDMATSWDVFLRLFGL; this comes from the coding sequence ATGACTCTGACGAACATCCTCGTCTTCATCGGTGCGGCGGCGCTCTACGTGGCGCTGCTGCCGGAGCGGCTGCGGCGCTGGGCGCTGTACGCGGGCAGCATCGTCGCTATTTACTGGCTTCAGCCCGCGCTGCGCATCGAGAATCTGGACTTCATCTTCCCCACGGCGACGCTGGTCCTGGTCGTGCTCGGCTGGCTGTTGAGCCGCGCGCCGGAGCAGCGCTGGCAGCGCGAGGACACGATCAGCGCGGGTATCATGGTCGCGCTGGTGCTGGCGCTCTCGCTCGCGGGGCGGATGCTGGTCGAGTCGGTGCGTATCACGCCGTCCCGCCCGCCGTCGCCGGTCAGTCTGGCGGTGGTCGCCATCATCGCGGCGGCGCTGCTCGGCGGATTGAGCTGGATTGGGCATAAGCGGCGGCTGTTCGTCCCGGCGATCCTGCTGATCGTCGTCCTGTTCGTCATCCTGAAAACCACGCCGCTGGCCGAAGAAACGGCGCGCCTGCTGCGCGAGCGGACCGGGCAGCCGGCCAGCCTCGCCAGCGCGAGCGATCTGGGCTGGCTCGGCTTCTCGTACGTCGCGTTCCGGCTGATCCATACCCTGCGCGACCGGCAGATGGGCCGCTTCCCCGAACTCACGCTGCGCGAATACGTCACCTACGCGATCTTCTTCCCGGCGTTCACGGCAGGACCGATCGACCGCGCCGAGCGCTTCATTAAGGATCTGCGCGCGCTGCCGGGCCGGGAGCCAACGCACCTGACGGTGGGTCTAGGACGCATCGCGGCGGGCGTGCTCAAAAAGTTCGTCATCGCGGACAGCCTCGCGTATTTCGCGCTGGACGCGTCGAAGGCGGCGCAGGCCACCTCGACCGGCGAAACGTGGGTGCTACTCTACGCCTACGCGTTCCAGCTCTATTTCGACTTCAGCGGCTATACGGACATCGCCATCGGCATCGGGCAGTTGTTCGGCATCACCCTGCCGGAAAATTTCCAGCGGCCCTATACGCGGCGCAACATCACGCAGTTCTGGCAGAGTTGGCACATCACGCTCAGCAACTGGGTGCGGTTCTACGTCTTTTCGCCGCTCAGCCGCTATTTGCTGATGCGCAAGCACAAGCCGTCCCCGACGGTGCTGGCGCTGATCGGCCAGATGGCGACGATGATCGTGATCGGCCTGTGGCACGGCGTGACGTGGCACTTCGTCGTGTGGGGCGTGTGGCATGGCGTGGGCCTGTTCATGCACAAGGTCTACAGCGACCGCACGCGCATGGCTTACATCCGGCTTCGTGACCGCCCGCGCCTGAACCAGTGGATCGGCATCGCGGGCACAGTGGTCACGTTCCATTTCGTCGTGATCGGGTGGGTGTGGTTCGCCCTGCCGGACATGGCGACCAGTTGGGACGTGTTCCTGCGCCTGTTCGGGTTGTAG
- a CDS encoding ABC transporter ATP-binding protein produces the protein MAEPFIQVQNLVKTFDTPAGPLSVLRGIDLTINKGEFVSLVGPSGSGKTTLLNMITGIDSPTDGSVVVDNVNVVSAPEKKLTRWRGRNVGIVFQFFQLLPTLTVLENIVMPMDFCGVYEPRERKDRAMALLDRFGIANQAYKTPDMLSGGQQQRVAIARALANDPPLIVGDEPTGNLDRMSAQNVFNTFGELASQGRTIMVVTHDRELAASGVARLLALTDGMVEATTLEAAARRRTQELNAIRVRTQERHAIKTASQEALAAKQQNQK, from the coding sequence ATGGCTGAACCGTTCATCCAAGTCCAGAACCTCGTCAAGACGTTCGACACCCCCGCCGGTCCGCTGAGCGTGCTGCGCGGTATCGACTTGACGATCAACAAGGGCGAGTTTGTGTCGCTGGTCGGCCCGTCCGGCAGCGGCAAAACCACGCTGCTGAACATGATCACCGGCATTGACAGCCCCACCGACGGCTCGGTCGTCGTCGATAACGTAAATGTCGTCAGTGCGCCTGAGAAGAAGCTGACGCGCTGGCGCGGGCGCAACGTCGGCATCGTCTTCCAGTTCTTCCAGCTGCTGCCGACCCTGACCGTGCTGGAGAACATCGTGATGCCGATGGACTTCTGCGGCGTGTACGAGCCGCGCGAGCGCAAGGACCGCGCGATGGCGCTGCTGGACCGCTTCGGCATCGCCAACCAGGCGTATAAGACGCCGGATATGCTGTCCGGTGGGCAGCAGCAGCGCGTGGCGATTGCCCGCGCCCTGGCCAACGACCCGCCGCTGATCGTGGGCGACGAGCCGACCGGTAACCTGGACCGCATGAGCGCGCAGAACGTCTTCAATACCTTCGGCGAGCTGGCCAGCCAGGGACGCACCATCATGGTCGTCACGCATGACCGCGAGCTGGCCGCGAGTGGCGTGGCCCGCCTGCTGGCCCTCACGGACGGCATGGTCGAGGCAACCACGCTGGAAGCCGCCGCCCGCCGCCGCACGCAGGAACTAAACGCCATCCGCGTGCGGACTCAAGAACGGCACGCGATCAAAACCGCGTCGCAAGAAGCGCTCGCCGCAAAGCAGCAGAACCAGAAATAA